One Xiphophorus maculatus strain JP 163 A chromosome 9, X_maculatus-5.0-male, whole genome shotgun sequence DNA segment encodes these proteins:
- the LOC102234784 gene encoding interferon-induced protein 44-like isoform X2, which produces MNSKLSETHQKAICSQLGHVQLKLLYKASVHGYTAAAFHRQCDSLSPTLSVGYNASGYIFGGYTTQPFDQSGQYAKDDQAFLFTFEGRKLIKYPVANASCAVRMMSNCGPYFGESLVLINTGMPVVHSKAASYYPFNAAQMHGNDLNLIECEVYQLVELTKFEDPWRTVTWNLEHKLELMNYIENYKPQISSVSQARVLLVGPVGVGKSSFFNSIKSVFRGHVTNQAISGCSSTSLTTQAGREGRLLPVILCDTMGLEGSNDTGLDIEDITSIFKGHLPDRYQFNPATPLDSDASGYCKSPSLKDKIHCVTYVLDACNISIMSAKMEEKLGAIRKKANQLRIPQLVVLTKVDEACFLVKEDLTNIYQSIYIKETMQQASAKLGIPLSCIVPVRNYTETLDLDVNCDILLLSALTQMLRSADNFYDDFSDQLSTLQTRE; this is translated from the exons ATGAACTCCAAGCTAAGTGAGACTCATCAGAAAGCAATCTGCTCCCAGCTGGGACATGTTCAACTGAAACTGCTCTACAAAGCCAGTGTCCATGGTTATACTGCTGCTGCCTTTCACCGGCAATGTGACAGCCTGTCACCCACTCTGTCTGTGGGCTACAATGCCTCTGGTTACATTTTTGGAGGCTACACCACTCAACCTTTTGATCAGTCTGGACAATATGCTAAAGATGACCAggcatttctttttacttttgaggGAAGAAAACTCATCAAATATCCAGTTGCTAATGCTTCATGCGCTGTTAGAATGATGAGCAACTGTGGTCCTTATTTTGGAGAATCCCTGGTTCTTATTAATACGGGCATGCCAGTTGTACATAGCAAGGCAGCAAGTTATTACCCATTTAATGCTGCACAGATGCATGGAAATGATTTGAACTTGATAGAGTGTGAGGTCTACCAGCTGGTGG AGCTGACTAAATTTGAGGATCCATGGCGGACTGTAACCTGGAACCTTGA ACATAAGCTGGAGCTGATGAATTACATAGAGAACTACAAACCCCAGATCAGTTCTGTGTCCCAAGCTCGGGTTTTACTCGTTGGACCAGTCGGAGTTGGAAAGTCCAGCTTCTTCAACTCCatcaaatctgttttcagaGGCCATGTCACCAACCAGGCCATATCTGGTTGTTCCTCCACCAGCCTCACCACTCAG GCTGGAAGAGAAGGCAGACTTCTGCCAGTCATCCTGTGTGACACGATGGGACTGGAGGGCAGCAACGACACAGGACTTGATATAGAAGATATAACTAGCATTTTCAAAGGTCATCTGCCTGACCGTTACCAG TTCAACCCTGCTACTCCTCTGGATTCTGATGCTAGTGGCTATTGCAAGTCTCCAAGTCTCAAAGACAAGATCCACTGTGTCACATACGTACTTGATGCTTGCAACATCTCCATTATGTCCGCAAAGATGGAGGAGAAGCTGGGAGCTATCCGCAAAAAGGCCAACCAACTAC GGATTCCTCAGCTGGTTGTACTGACCAAAGTTGATGAAGCCTGTTTCTTAGTGAAAGAGGACCTGACAAACATCTACCAGAGCATCTACATCAAGGAGACT ATGCAACAGGCCAGCGCAAAGCTTGGGATACCGCTGAGCTGCATTGTTCCAGTGAGGAACTACACCGAGACGTTGGATCTAGATGTCAACTGTGACATCCTGCTGCTCAGTGCGCTCACCCAGATGCTTCGATCGGCGGATAATTTTTACGATGATTTCAGTGACCAATTGAGCACGCTTCAAACCAGGGAATAA
- the LOC102234784 gene encoding interferon-induced protein 44-like isoform X1 — protein MNSKLSETHQKAICSQLGHVQLKLLYKASVHGYTAAAFHRQCDSLSPTLSVGYNASGYIFGGYTTQPFDQSGQYAKDDQAFLFTFEGRKLIKYPVANASCAVRMMSNCGPYFGESLVLINTGMPVVHSKAASYYPFNAAQMHGNDLNLIECEVYQLVELTKFEDPWRTVTWNLEHKLELMNYIENYKPQISSVSQARVLLVGPVGVGKSSFFNSIKSVFRGHVTNQAISGCSSTSLTTQFRTYSLKAGREGRLLPVILCDTMGLEGSNDTGLDIEDITSIFKGHLPDRYQFNPATPLDSDASGYCKSPSLKDKIHCVTYVLDACNISIMSAKMEEKLGAIRKKANQLRIPQLVVLTKVDEACFLVKEDLTNIYQSIYIKETMQQASAKLGIPLSCIVPVRNYTETLDLDVNCDILLLSALTQMLRSADNFYDDFSDQLSTLQTRE, from the exons ATGAACTCCAAGCTAAGTGAGACTCATCAGAAAGCAATCTGCTCCCAGCTGGGACATGTTCAACTGAAACTGCTCTACAAAGCCAGTGTCCATGGTTATACTGCTGCTGCCTTTCACCGGCAATGTGACAGCCTGTCACCCACTCTGTCTGTGGGCTACAATGCCTCTGGTTACATTTTTGGAGGCTACACCACTCAACCTTTTGATCAGTCTGGACAATATGCTAAAGATGACCAggcatttctttttacttttgaggGAAGAAAACTCATCAAATATCCAGTTGCTAATGCTTCATGCGCTGTTAGAATGATGAGCAACTGTGGTCCTTATTTTGGAGAATCCCTGGTTCTTATTAATACGGGCATGCCAGTTGTACATAGCAAGGCAGCAAGTTATTACCCATTTAATGCTGCACAGATGCATGGAAATGATTTGAACTTGATAGAGTGTGAGGTCTACCAGCTGGTGG AGCTGACTAAATTTGAGGATCCATGGCGGACTGTAACCTGGAACCTTGA ACATAAGCTGGAGCTGATGAATTACATAGAGAACTACAAACCCCAGATCAGTTCTGTGTCCCAAGCTCGGGTTTTACTCGTTGGACCAGTCGGAGTTGGAAAGTCCAGCTTCTTCAACTCCatcaaatctgttttcagaGGCCATGTCACCAACCAGGCCATATCTGGTTGTTCCTCCACCAGCCTCACCACTCAG TTTCGAACTTACTCACTGAAGGCTGGAAGAGAAGGCAGACTTCTGCCAGTCATCCTGTGTGACACGATGGGACTGGAGGGCAGCAACGACACAGGACTTGATATAGAAGATATAACTAGCATTTTCAAAGGTCATCTGCCTGACCGTTACCAG TTCAACCCTGCTACTCCTCTGGATTCTGATGCTAGTGGCTATTGCAAGTCTCCAAGTCTCAAAGACAAGATCCACTGTGTCACATACGTACTTGATGCTTGCAACATCTCCATTATGTCCGCAAAGATGGAGGAGAAGCTGGGAGCTATCCGCAAAAAGGCCAACCAACTAC GGATTCCTCAGCTGGTTGTACTGACCAAAGTTGATGAAGCCTGTTTCTTAGTGAAAGAGGACCTGACAAACATCTACCAGAGCATCTACATCAAGGAGACT ATGCAACAGGCCAGCGCAAAGCTTGGGATACCGCTGAGCTGCATTGTTCCAGTGAGGAACTACACCGAGACGTTGGATCTAGATGTCAACTGTGACATCCTGCTGCTCAGTGCGCTCACCCAGATGCTTCGATCGGCGGATAATTTTTACGATGATTTCAGTGACCAATTGAGCACGCTTCAAACCAGGGAATAA